Proteins co-encoded in one Papaver somniferum cultivar HN1 chromosome 5, ASM357369v1, whole genome shotgun sequence genomic window:
- the LOC113281217 gene encoding chalcone synthase-like, whose protein sequence is MVTVEEIRNDQRAEGPANVLAIGTATPANCVLQADYPDYYFKITKSEHMTDLKEKFKRMCEKSQIRKRYMHITEEILNENPNMCEYMAPSLDARQDIVVVEVPRLGKEAASKAIKEWGQPKSKITHLVVCTTSGVDMPGADYQLSKLLGLRPSVKRLMMYQQGCFAGGTVMRLAKDLAENNAGARVLVVCSEITAVTFRGPADTHLDSLVGQALFGDGAGAMIIGADPDISVERPLFQIVSAAQTILPDSHGAIDGHLREVGLTFHLLKDVPGLISKNIEKSLDEAFKPIGITDWNSLFWIAHPGGPAILDQVEAKLGLKEEKLRATRHVLSEYGNMSSACVLFILDEMRKRSIEEGKSTTGDGLDWGVLFGFGPGLTVETVVLHSIPTI, encoded by the exons ATGGTAACTGTTGAGGAAATCCGCAATGATCAAAGAGCCGAGGGTCCAGCTAATGTGTTGGCTATTGGGACTGCAACTCCAGCCAATTGTGTCTTACAAGCTGATTACCCTGACTACTACTTCAAAATCACTAAGAGCGAACATATGActgatctcaaagagaaattcaAGCGAATGT GCGAGAAGTCACAGATTAGAAAACGTTACATGCATATCACTGAAGAAATTCTGAATGAAAACCCTAACATGTGTGAATACATGGCTCCATCGCTTGATGCACGTCAAGACATAGTTGTTGTTGAAGTACCAAGACTAGGAAAAGAAGCTGCATCAAAAGCTATCAAAGAATGGGGTCAACCAAAATCAAAGATCACTCATTTAGTCGTTTGCACTACTTCTGGTGTTGACATGCCTGGTGCTGATTACCAACTCAGTAAACTACTGGGTCTTCGTCCTTCGGTTAAACGGTTGATGATGTACCAACAAGGTTGTTTCGCTGGTGGGACTGTCATGCGTCTTGCCAAAGACTTGGCTGAGAATAACGCTGGTGCACGTGTACTTGTTGTGTGTTCAGAAATCACAGCAGTTACTTTCCGTGGTCCAGCTGATACTCATTTAGACTCCCTTGTGGGACAAGCTCTTTTTGGTGATGGTGCAGGTGCTATGATCATCGGAGCTGACCCTGATATTTCAGTGGAACGTCCACTTTTCCAAATCGTTTCTGCGGCTCAGACTATTCTCCCCGATTCACATGGAGCAATCGATGGACATTTACGTGAAGTTGGTCTGACTTTTCACTTATTGAAAGATGTTCCCGGCTTGATCTCTAAGAACATCGAGAAGAGCTTGGATGAAGCTTTCAAACCAATTGGTATCACTGATTGGAATTCTTTGTTCTGGATTGCTCACCCTGGTGGTCCAGCAATTCTTGACCAAGTTGAGGCTAAACTAGGATTAAAAGAAGAGAAACTCCGAGCGACTCGTCATGTGTTGAGCGAGTACGGTAACATGTCAAGCGCGTGTGTCCTTTTCATTCTTGACGAGATGAGAAAGAGGTCCATTGAAGAAGGAAAATCCACTACCGGAGATGGACTGGATTGGGGAGTTCTATTCGGTTTCGGACCGGGTCTTACGGTTGAAACCGTTGTGCTTCATAGTATCCCAACTATTTAA